The Aquila chrysaetos chrysaetos chromosome 16, bAquChr1.4, whole genome shotgun sequence genome has a segment encoding these proteins:
- the RPL11 gene encoding 60S ribosomal protein L11 — translation MAQDQGEKENPMRELRIRKLCLNICVGESGDRLTRAAKVLEQLTGQTPVFSKARYTVRSFGIRRNEKIAVHCTVRGAKAEEILEKGLKVREYELRKNNFSDTGNFGFGIQEHIDLGIKYDPSIGIYGLDFYVVLGRPGFSIADKKRRTGNIGAKHRIGKEEAMRWFQQKYDGIILPGK, via the exons CAAGACCAAGGTGAAAAGGAGAACCCCATGCGAGAGCTGCGGATCCGCAAGCTCTGCCTCAACATTTGCGTTGGGGAGAGCGGGGACAGGCTCACCCGAGCGGCCAAAGTGCTGGAGCAGCTGACGGGCCAGACCCCTGTCTTCTCCAAAG CACGATACACTGTAAGATCCTTTGGAATCAGGAGAAATGAGAAGATTGCTGTTCATTGCACGGTTCGCGGGGCCAAAGCAGAGGAGATTCTGGAGAAGGGGTTGAAG GTGCGAGAGTACGAGTTGAGAAAAAACAACTTCTCAGACACTGGGAACTTTGGCTTTGGAATCCAGGAGCACATCGATCTGGGGATTAAATATGATCCCAGTATTGGTATCTACGGCTTGGACTTTTACGTG GTGCTCGGCAGGCCTGGTTTCAGCATTGCTGACAAGAAGCGCAGGACTGGCAACATTGGAGCCAAGCACAGAATTGGAAAGGAAGAAGCCATGCGCTGGTTTCAGCAAAAG TATGATGGCATCATCCTTCCTGGTAAATAA
- the LOC115351493 gene encoding kelch-like protein 31 isoform X2, with the protein MAPKKKTKKPKVDKEDASITPVMVEDALLDVEHLNHLNGLYDSGSNGFHCTATEVEASDHGASLLEGMNQMRQKRFLCDLTIATKTKSFDVHKLVLASCSEYFHRLLQRDPQLHRVELHDVSPLGLTTVITYAYTGKLSLSLYTIGSTIAAATQLQVPALLNMCGDFLVREMAVENCVYIANISATYGLNQVKDATRKFIRENFLEFSKTDQFMKLPFDQINELLMDDGLQIPSEVAAFQIAVKWLEFDPKRVRYAADLLSNIRFGTISAPDLVNHVQPVPRMMQDPQCHKLLVDAMNYHLLPHQQNSLQSRRTRIRGGQRVLVTVGGRPALTEKALSREISYRDAEGNWNKLTEMPAKSFNQCVVVMDGFIYIAGGEDQNDARNQAKHAVSSLSRYDPRFNTWLHLASMQHRRTHFSLSACNGLLYAVGGRNAEGALASVECYVPTTNSWQSKASLETHRCCHATTVIDGKLLVTGGYISHAYSRTVCCYEPSTDTWREQARLSTPRGWHCAATVADRVYVLGGSQLGPQGERVDVMPVECYSPLTAQWSYVAPLPTGVSTAGVALLEGRLCLVGGWNETGKKYQKCVQCYNPDLNEWTEDEDLPEATVGVSCCTIILPRSPSSRSRASSVASAAAST; encoded by the exons ATGGCacccaaaaagaaaaccaagaagcCCAAGGTGGATAAAGAGGATGCATCCATCACCCCGGTGATGGTGGAAGATGCTTTGCTAGATGTCGAACACCTCAATCACTTGAATGGTTTGTACGATAGCGGCTCCAACGGCTTCCACTGCACGGCCACGGAGGTTGAAGCGTCCGACCATGGAGCCAGCCTTCTGGAGGGGATGAACCAGATGCGCCAGAAGCGGTTCCTCTGCGATCTCACCATTGCCACCAAAACAAAGTCCTTCGACGTGCATAAACTCGTCCTGGCTTCCTGCAGCGAGTACTTCCACCGCCTGCTGCAGAGAGACCCTCAGCTGCACCGGGTGGAGCTCCACGACGTCTCCCCACTGGGCCTGACCACCGTCATCACCTACGCCTACACGGGGAAGCTGAGCCTCTCACTGTACACCATCGGCAGCACCATCGCCGCGGCCACTCAGCTGCAGGTGCCAGCACTGCTGAACATGTGCGGTGACTTCCTCGTTCGGGAGATGGCTGTGGAGAACTGCGTGTACATTGCCAACATCTCAGCCACCTACGGCCTCAACCAGGTGAAAGATGCCACGCGGAAATTCATCCGGGAAAACTTCCTGGAGTTCTCCAAGACTGACCAGTTCATGAAACTCCCCTTCGATCAGATCAATGAGCTGCTGATGGATGATGGCCTGCAGATACCCAGTGAGGTTGCAGCCTTCCAGATCGCTGTCAAGTGGCTGGAGTTTGACCCAAAACGGGTCCGATATGCTGCTGACCTCCTGAGCAACATTCGATTCGGCACAATCTCAGCTCCAGACTTGGTCAACCATGTGCAACCTGTGCCACGCATGATGCAAGACCCACAGTGCCACAAGCTCCTCGTGGATGCTATGAATTACCACCTGCTCCCCCACCAGCAAAACAGCCTTCAGTCACGGAGAACCAGGATTCGGGGAGGCCAGAGGGTGCTCGTCACAGTTGGGGGTCGTCCAGCTTTGACCGAGAAGGCTCTTAGCAGGGAGATCAGCTACAGGGACGCAGAGGGAAACTGGAACAAGCTGACGGAGATGCCAGCAAAAAGTTTTAACCAGTGTGTGGTGGTGATGGATGGATTCATCTACATCGCGGGTGGTGAAGACCAAAATGATGCCAGGAACCAGGCCAAGCATGCCGTCAGCAGCCTGAGCAG GTACGATCCACGCTTCAACACCTGGCTGCACCTGGCCAGCATGCAGCACAGGAGGACGCACTTCAGCCTGAGTGCCTGCAATGGGCTCCTCTACGCTGTTGGAGGGCGCAACGCTGAGGGCGCGTTGGCATCTGTCGAGTGCTACGTCCCCACCACCAACAGCTGGCAGAGCAAGGCAAGCCTGGAGACGCACCGCTGCTGCCATGCCACCACCGTCATTGATGGCAAGCTCCTGGTCACAGGCGGCTACATCAGCCATGCCTATTCCCGCACCGTGTGCTGCTACGAGCCCAGCACCGACACCTGGAGGGAGCAGGCAAGGCTCAGCACCCCCCGGGGCTGGCACTGCGCAGCCACTGTGGCCGACCGAGTATATGTGCTGGGTGGGAGCCAGCTGGGTCCCCAGGGTGAGCGGGTGGACGTGATGCCCGTGGAGTGCTACAGCCCACTCACAGCGCAGTGGAGTTACGTGGCACCCCTGCCCACGGGGGTCAGCACGGCCGGGGTGGCTCTGCTGGAGGGGCGCTTGTGCCTGGTGGGTGGCTGGAACGAGACCGGGAAGAAGTATCAGAAATGCGTGCAGTGCTACAACCCTGACCTCAACGAGTGGACCGAGGATGAGGACCTCCCCGAGGCCACCGTGGGTGTCTCATGCTGCACCATCATCCTACCACGCTCCCCGAGCTCCAGGTCCCGGGCTAGCTCTGtggcctcagcagcagccagcacgtAA